A genomic stretch from Clavelina lepadiformis chromosome 5, kaClaLepa1.1, whole genome shotgun sequence includes:
- the LOC143461266 gene encoding 2-oxoglutarate and iron-dependent oxygenase JMJD4-like isoform X2, with the protein MDNISCISSLQAVVENLLVQTFSEEQRSGHETETSSHASERMQLPIQSIDRISSAISLDDFFQKYLLKNIPCIISKWITKDWTSCKQWSVLHNGRSLPNFQEFLGLGSSVVSVADCRKREFNSQPKEDWLLKDYLAYLENYINSGYPKEQRCLYLKDWHLTRDHPDLKVYSVPTYFSDDWLLELYSHGQPPFDDDFRFVYIGPKQSWTPFHADVFRSYSWSANVCGKKKWLLYPPGYEDQLRNEAGKLPYDIRVLEHCSSEKKCPISIIQEAGEIVFVPSGWYHEVINLMELTEVEKEISDCRSTMTKNEWSSQCQLIMKVNSGINYEDFFSLLNNILATRKNILEAWLPKITKIGPVQSDFQFVFKLSKNSIQRLNNVLCHNKSKQNPVFKLDHFPIIGALVDCCLILPVLLDILSKSELGCLELRKFSVAEIVLEICNDLYSFVSWFNDLINIDK; encoded by the exons ATGGATAACATTAGTTGTATATCATCTTTGCAAGCTGTGGTAGAAAATTTACTCGTTCAAACATTCAGTGAAGAACAAAGATCTGGGCACGAAACAGAGACTTCAAGTCATGCATCAGAGCGGATGCAACTTCCAATACAGTCAATTGATCGCATTTCCTCTGCTATATCTTTggatgatttttttcaaaagtatctGCTGAAAAACATACCTTGCATTATATCAAAGTGGATTACCAAAGACTGGACTAGCTGTAAACAATGGAGTGTATTACATAACGGGAGATCTCTGCCAAACTTTCAAGAGTTTCTAGGATTAGGGTCAAGTGTTGTTTCTGTTGCCGACTGCAG AAAAAGAGAATTTAATTCCCAGCCTAAAGAGGATTGGTTGTTGAAGGATTATCTTGCCTATTTGGAGAACTATATAAACAGTGGTTATCCTAAAGAACAGAGATGTTTGTACTTAAAAGACTGGCATTTGACACG GGATCATCCAGATTTGAAAGTATATTCTGTGCCAACATATTTTAGTGATGATTGGTTACTTGAATTATATAGCCATGGCCAGCCTCCCTTTGATGATGACTTCAGATTTGTTTACATTGGACCCAAACAATCGTG GACTCCTTTCCATGCTGATGTTTTCAGATCTTACAGCTGGTCTGCCAATGTGTGTGGGAAAAAGAAGTGGTTACTTTATCCACCCGGATACGAG GATCAACTGAGGAATGAAGCAGGGAAATTACCATACGACATAAGAGTATTGGAACACTGCAGTAGCGAAAAAAAATGTCCAATATCAATAATACAAGAAGCTGGTGAAATCGTGTTTGTTCCCAGTGGATGGTATCATGAAGTTATCAATTTG ATGGAATTAACTGAAGTTGAGAAGGAAATTTCAGATTGTCGGTCCACCATGACAAAAAATGAATGGAGTAGCCAATGCCAG CTAATAATGAAAGTTAACAGTGGGATTAACTATGAAGACTTTTTCTCGCTTCTCAACAACATACTAGCTACAAGGAAAAACATTCTTGAAGCATGGTTAccaaaaattaccaaaatagGACCAGTGCAAAGTGATTTTCAATTTGTATTTAAGCTTTCGAAGAATTCGATTCAAAGATTAAACAATGTGTTGTGCCAcaataaatcaaaacaaaatccCGTTTTTAAACTGGACCACTTCCCAATAATTGGTGCCTTAGTTGATTGCTGTCTTATTTTGCCTGTGCTGCTAGACATACTATCGAAAAGTGAATTAGGTTGCTTAGAACTACGTAAGTTTTCTGTTGCTGAAATCGTACTGGAAATATGCAATGATTTGTACTCATTtgtttcttggtttaatgATTTAATAAACATTGATAAGTGA
- the LOC143461266 gene encoding 2-oxoglutarate and iron-dependent oxygenase JMJD4-like isoform X1, with translation MDNISCISSLQAVVENLLVQTFSEEQRSGHETETSSHASERMQLPIQSIDRISSAISLDDFFQKYLLKNIPCIISKWITKDWTSCKQWSVLHNGRSLPNFQEFLGLGSSVVSVADCRKREFNSQPKEDWLLKDYLAYLENYINSGYPKEQRCLYLKDWHLTRDHPDLKVYSVPTYFSDDWLLELYSHGQPPFDDDFRFVYIGPKQSWTPFHADVFRSYSWSANVCGKKKWLLYPPGYEDQLRNEAGKLPYDIRVLEHCSSEKKCPISIIQEAGEIVFVPSGWYHEVINLEDTISINHNWLNACNINAVWKFLQMELTEVEKEISDCRSTMTKNEWSSQCQLIMKVNSGINYEDFFSLLNNILATRKNILEAWLPKITKIGPVQSDFQFVFKLSKNSIQRLNNVLCHNKSKQNPVFKLDHFPIIGALVDCCLILPVLLDILSKSELGCLELRKFSVAEIVLEICNDLYSFVSWFNDLINIDK, from the exons ATGGATAACATTAGTTGTATATCATCTTTGCAAGCTGTGGTAGAAAATTTACTCGTTCAAACATTCAGTGAAGAACAAAGATCTGGGCACGAAACAGAGACTTCAAGTCATGCATCAGAGCGGATGCAACTTCCAATACAGTCAATTGATCGCATTTCCTCTGCTATATCTTTggatgatttttttcaaaagtatctGCTGAAAAACATACCTTGCATTATATCAAAGTGGATTACCAAAGACTGGACTAGCTGTAAACAATGGAGTGTATTACATAACGGGAGATCTCTGCCAAACTTTCAAGAGTTTCTAGGATTAGGGTCAAGTGTTGTTTCTGTTGCCGACTGCAG AAAAAGAGAATTTAATTCCCAGCCTAAAGAGGATTGGTTGTTGAAGGATTATCTTGCCTATTTGGAGAACTATATAAACAGTGGTTATCCTAAAGAACAGAGATGTTTGTACTTAAAAGACTGGCATTTGACACG GGATCATCCAGATTTGAAAGTATATTCTGTGCCAACATATTTTAGTGATGATTGGTTACTTGAATTATATAGCCATGGCCAGCCTCCCTTTGATGATGACTTCAGATTTGTTTACATTGGACCCAAACAATCGTG GACTCCTTTCCATGCTGATGTTTTCAGATCTTACAGCTGGTCTGCCAATGTGTGTGGGAAAAAGAAGTGGTTACTTTATCCACCCGGATACGAG GATCAACTGAGGAATGAAGCAGGGAAATTACCATACGACATAAGAGTATTGGAACACTGCAGTAGCGAAAAAAAATGTCCAATATCAATAATACAAGAAGCTGGTGAAATCGTGTTTGTTCCCAGTGGATGGTATCATGAAGTTATCAATTTG GAGGATACAATATCCATCAACCACAACTGGTTAAATGCTTGTAACATAAACGCCGTGTGGAAATTTCTGCAGATGGAATTAACTGAAGTTGAGAAGGAAATTTCAGATTGTCGGTCCACCATGACAAAAAATGAATGGAGTAGCCAATGCCAG CTAATAATGAAAGTTAACAGTGGGATTAACTATGAAGACTTTTTCTCGCTTCTCAACAACATACTAGCTACAAGGAAAAACATTCTTGAAGCATGGTTAccaaaaattaccaaaatagGACCAGTGCAAAGTGATTTTCAATTTGTATTTAAGCTTTCGAAGAATTCGATTCAAAGATTAAACAATGTGTTGTGCCAcaataaatcaaaacaaaatccCGTTTTTAAACTGGACCACTTCCCAATAATTGGTGCCTTAGTTGATTGCTGTCTTATTTTGCCTGTGCTGCTAGACATACTATCGAAAAGTGAATTAGGTTGCTTAGAACTACGTAAGTTTTCTGTTGCTGAAATCGTACTGGAAATATGCAATGATTTGTACTCATTtgtttcttggtttaatgATTTAATAAACATTGATAAGTGA
- the LOC143461266 gene encoding 2-oxoglutarate and iron-dependent oxygenase JMJD4-like isoform X3 — protein sequence MDNISCISSLQAVVENLLVQTFSEEQRSGHETETSSHASERMQLPIQSIDRISSAISLDDFFQKYLLKNIPCIISKWITKDWTSCKQWSVLHNGRSLPNFQEFLGLGSSVVSVADCRKREFNSQPKEDWLLKDYLAYLENYINSGYPKEQRCLYLKDWHLTRDHPDLKVYSVPTYFSDDWLLELYSHGQPPFDDDFRFVYIGPKQSWTPFHADVFRSYSWSANVCGKKKWLLYPPGYEDQLRNEAGKLPYDIRVLEHCSSEKKCPISIIQEAGEIVFVPSGWYHEVINLEDTISINHNWLNACNINAVWKFLQMELTEVEKEISDCRSTMTKNEWSSQCQV from the exons ATGGATAACATTAGTTGTATATCATCTTTGCAAGCTGTGGTAGAAAATTTACTCGTTCAAACATTCAGTGAAGAACAAAGATCTGGGCACGAAACAGAGACTTCAAGTCATGCATCAGAGCGGATGCAACTTCCAATACAGTCAATTGATCGCATTTCCTCTGCTATATCTTTggatgatttttttcaaaagtatctGCTGAAAAACATACCTTGCATTATATCAAAGTGGATTACCAAAGACTGGACTAGCTGTAAACAATGGAGTGTATTACATAACGGGAGATCTCTGCCAAACTTTCAAGAGTTTCTAGGATTAGGGTCAAGTGTTGTTTCTGTTGCCGACTGCAG AAAAAGAGAATTTAATTCCCAGCCTAAAGAGGATTGGTTGTTGAAGGATTATCTTGCCTATTTGGAGAACTATATAAACAGTGGTTATCCTAAAGAACAGAGATGTTTGTACTTAAAAGACTGGCATTTGACACG GGATCATCCAGATTTGAAAGTATATTCTGTGCCAACATATTTTAGTGATGATTGGTTACTTGAATTATATAGCCATGGCCAGCCTCCCTTTGATGATGACTTCAGATTTGTTTACATTGGACCCAAACAATCGTG GACTCCTTTCCATGCTGATGTTTTCAGATCTTACAGCTGGTCTGCCAATGTGTGTGGGAAAAAGAAGTGGTTACTTTATCCACCCGGATACGAG GATCAACTGAGGAATGAAGCAGGGAAATTACCATACGACATAAGAGTATTGGAACACTGCAGTAGCGAAAAAAAATGTCCAATATCAATAATACAAGAAGCTGGTGAAATCGTGTTTGTTCCCAGTGGATGGTATCATGAAGTTATCAATTTG GAGGATACAATATCCATCAACCACAACTGGTTAAATGCTTGTAACATAAACGCCGTGTGGAAATTTCTGCAGATGGAATTAACTGAAGTTGAGAAGGAAATTTCAGATTGTCGGTCCACCATGACAAAAAATGAATGGAGTAGCCAATGCCAGGTATAA
- the LOC143461264 gene encoding transmembrane anterior posterior transformation protein 1 homolog encodes MKVKEKKGHSKMNFFEYFTMELTHGYFMDQNDTRYSERRQRVYTFLKQPREIEKMMGYGVLLCLDVFLYVFTFLPLRVIFAVLKIVLAPWYWLQRKPIVDPTQRYDLLKGALFAVCICLMSYIDTSYIYHTVRAQTLIKLYIIYNMLEVADRLFSSFGQDILDALFLTATESKRRKRDIYKVLLHLILAAIYVFAHAVLVLFEATTLNVAFNSHNKVLLTVMMANNFVEIKGTVFKKYDKNNLFQISCSDVRERFHYLVLMLIVLLRNMQQYSWNYEHFMDLLPNMIGVICSEFIVDWFKHAFVLKFNHIPIDSYKEYRATFAYDVVTSRNKGAISDHSDIVSRRLGFIPLPLAVLIFHVTRISIDFEGAAGYLVILMGYFILVLLKVLNSILIVGQACIYISDDVQHEAQARLSHSKLVVVDPFEQRGNKIILISEDQSVDRSYSSSNYCSSRQSEKKNVGSDLSVDGDHKGFTPARARSMRAPSVDHIVATENTLSNAKGDELAICALESDIPSHPKLLHCAKKKTKTFALSEKSIQEGSESNSVVFK; translated from the exons ATGAAAGTTAAAGAAAAGAAGGGTCATTCAA aaatgaacttttttgaatattttactATGGAACTGACACATGGATACTTCATGGATCAAAATGACACACGTTATTCGGAGCGCAGACAAAGAGTTTATACTTTTCTGAAGCAACCCAGGGAGATTGAAAAG ATGATGGGTTATGGAGTGCTCCTATGCCTTGAtgtatttttgtatgtttttacCTTTTTACCCCTAAGGGTTATATTTGCTGTGCTGAAGATAGTTCTTGCTCCTTGGTATTGGCTGCAAAG aaaACCTATTGTTGATCCTACCCAAAGATATGATCTGCTTAAAGGagcattgtttgctgtttgcATTTGCCTAATGTCGTACATTGATACATCATATATATATCACACAGTTCGTGCTCAGACTTTGATAAAGTTATACATAATTTATAACATGTTGGAG GTTGCAGATAgacttttttcttcttttggcCAAGATATCCTGGATGCCCTGTTTCTCACAGCAACTGAGTCAAAACGAAGGAAGCGTGACATATATAAAGTCCTGCttcatttaattttagcaGCTATATATGTTT TTGCTCATGCAGTTTTGGTACTGTTTGAAGCTACTACGTTAAATGTTGCTTTCAACTCACACAATAAAGTGTTACTCACAGTGATGATGGCGAATAATTTTGTGGAAATTAAAGGGACTGTTTTTAagaaatatgacaaaaacaatttatttcag ATATCGTGCTCTGATGTTCGTGAACGGTTTCATTATTTAGTGCTGATGCTCATTGTCCTTTTGCGGAATATGCAGCAATACTCCTGGAATTATGAACATTTCATGGACCTTTTGCCAAACATGATTGGTGTCATATGCTCAGAATTTATAG ttgATTGGTTCAAACACgcctttgttttaaaattcaaTCACATACCTATTGATTCTTACAAAGAATACCGTGCTACATTTGCATATGATGTTGTTACCAGTAGGAACAAGGGGGCAATATCCGATCATTCAGATATTGTTTCAAGGCGACTTGGATTTATTCCATTACCACTTGCTGTTTTG atttttcaTGTCACAAGAATTTCAATTGATTTTGAAGGCGCAGCTGGCTACCTGGTGATTTTAATGGGATATTTCAT ACTAGTTCTGCTCAAAGTCTTAAACAGCATTCTGATTGTTGGACAagcgtgtatatatataagtgATGACGTTCAACATGAAGCACAAGCAAGATTATCTCACTCGAAACTGGTAGTGGTTGATCCATTTGAACAACgtggaaataaaattattttaatatctGAAGATCAGTCAGTTGACAGAAGCTATTCATCTAGCAATTACTGTTCGAGTAGGCAATCAGAGAAAAAAAATGTGGGCTCTGATCTTTCCGTTGATGGTGATCACAAAGGTTTCACACCAGCACG AGCTAGGTCTATGAGGGCTCCGTCAGTCGATCACATTGTTGCAACTGAAAATACCTTGTCCAATGCTAAGGGAGATGAATTGGCGATTTGTGCACTTGAAAGTGACATCCCCAGCCACCCCAAACTCTTGCATTgcgcaaaaaagaaaactaagACGTTTGCACTTTCTGAGAAAAGCATACAAGAAGGTTCAGAATCTAACTCAGTGGTTTTTAAATGA